In a single window of the Bacillus clarus genome:
- a CDS encoding inorganic phosphate transporter, with protein MDTLLILTVLVVICALAFDFINGFHDTANAIATAVSTKALKPRHAIIMAAIMNFLGAMTFTGVAKTITKDIVDPFALQNGSLVILAALLAAIAWNLITWYYGIPSSSSHAIIGSIAGAAIAAAGISALNYKGFIKIIEALIISPIIAFVIGYIVYSIFKVVFKNFNLTKTNKNFRIFQIFTAALQAYTHGTNDAQKAMGIITMALMANNYHTSSDIPFWVQLACAIAMGLGTSVGGWKIIKTVGGQIMKIRPVNGVAADLSSSLVIFGATFIHLPVSTTHVISSSILGVGASHRVKGVKWGTAKRMLITWVITLPISASLAALFYYLLHLIF; from the coding sequence ATGGATACACTCTTGATACTGACCGTTTTAGTAGTCATTTGCGCTTTAGCTTTTGACTTTATCAATGGATTTCACGATACAGCAAACGCTATTGCAACGGCTGTTTCAACGAAAGCTCTAAAGCCTAGACATGCAATTATTATGGCAGCTATTATGAACTTTTTAGGTGCGATGACATTTACAGGTGTAGCAAAGACTATTACAAAAGATATCGTTGACCCATTTGCCTTGCAAAATGGTTCTCTTGTAATTTTAGCTGCTTTGCTTGCAGCAATAGCTTGGAATTTGATTACTTGGTACTATGGTATTCCAAGTAGTTCTTCCCATGCGATTATTGGCTCCATCGCAGGTGCAGCAATTGCTGCTGCTGGTATTAGCGCATTAAACTATAAAGGGTTTATAAAAATTATTGAAGCTTTAATCATTTCACCGATTATTGCTTTTGTTATTGGTTACATCGTATATAGTATTTTTAAAGTGGTCTTTAAAAACTTTAATTTAACGAAAACGAACAAGAACTTCCGTATATTCCAGATTTTCACCGCTGCATTACAAGCTTATACGCACGGTACAAATGATGCTCAAAAGGCAATGGGAATCATTACGATGGCTCTTATGGCAAATAACTATCATACTTCTAGTGACATCCCGTTCTGGGTACAATTAGCTTGTGCAATCGCAATGGGTCTTGGTACTTCTGTCGGTGGATGGAAAATTATTAAAACTGTCGGTGGACAAATTATGAAAATTCGTCCTGTAAATGGTGTAGCTGCCGATTTATCATCATCACTTGTTATTTTCGGCGCAACATTCATTCACTTACCGGTTAGTACGACGCACGTTATCTCTTCTTCTATTTTAGGGGTTGGTGCTTCTCATCGTGTGAAAGGTGTAAAATGGGGAACTGCGAAACGCATGTTAATTACATGGGTTATTACACTTCCTATTTCCGCTTCTTTAGCTGCTTTATTTTACTACTTATTACACTTAATCTTTTAA
- the hmpA gene encoding NO-inducible flavohemoprotein codes for MLSTKTIEIVKSTVPLLQEKGVEITTRFYQILFSEHPELLNIFNHTNQKKGRQQQALANAVYAAAMYIDNLEAIIPVVKQIGHKHRSLGIKAEHYPIVGTCLLQAIKEVAGAPDEVLNAWGEAYGVIADAFISIEAGMYEEAAEKEGGWKDFRNFVVVKKEEESDVITSFYLKPEDGEKLSSFIPGQYVTVQLNIEDETYTHNRQYSLSDAPGKEYYRISVKREKGVNTSDGKVSNYLHDHVEEGDILLVSAPAGDFVLNMNGALPVVLISGGVGITPMMSMLNTLIEQKSKRNVYFVHAALNSNVHAMKEHVETVEKQNEQVKAYTCYSSPTEQDVVTKNFDKEGFVEEEWLQSILPTTEAEFYFCGPVPFMKHVYTILTHLGVKQENIHYEFFGPAASLQ; via the coding sequence ATGTTAAGTACAAAAACAATTGAAATCGTAAAATCAACAGTACCGTTATTACAGGAAAAAGGTGTTGAAATTACAACGAGGTTTTATCAAATTTTATTCTCAGAGCATCCCGAATTACTAAATATTTTCAACCATACAAATCAGAAAAAAGGAAGACAACAACAAGCACTAGCAAATGCAGTTTATGCTGCGGCGATGTATATCGATAATTTAGAAGCTATCATTCCAGTTGTAAAACAGATTGGTCATAAACATAGAAGTTTAGGTATTAAAGCGGAGCATTATCCAATTGTAGGTACATGCTTACTACAAGCAATTAAAGAGGTCGCAGGCGCGCCAGACGAAGTTTTAAATGCATGGGGAGAAGCATATGGCGTAATCGCTGATGCGTTCATTAGTATTGAAGCAGGAATGTACGAGGAGGCAGCAGAAAAAGAAGGTGGTTGGAAAGATTTCCGCAATTTTGTTGTCGTAAAAAAAGAGGAAGAAAGTGACGTTATTACATCATTTTATTTAAAGCCTGAAGATGGTGAAAAATTATCTTCATTCATACCTGGTCAATATGTAACAGTTCAATTGAATATAGAGGATGAAACATATACACATAATCGTCAGTATAGCTTGTCTGATGCCCCTGGAAAAGAATACTATCGTATTAGTGTGAAACGAGAAAAAGGTGTAAATACATCAGATGGTAAAGTGTCTAATTATTTACACGATCATGTGGAGGAAGGCGATATTCTACTAGTAAGTGCACCAGCAGGAGATTTCGTATTAAATATGAATGGGGCATTACCTGTTGTGTTAATAAGTGGTGGGGTAGGTATTACTCCGATGATGAGCATGTTAAATACGTTAATCGAACAAAAATCAAAACGTAATGTATACTTTGTTCACGCAGCGTTAAATAGTAATGTACATGCGATGAAAGAGCATGTAGAGACAGTTGAAAAGCAAAATGAACAGGTGAAGGCATATACTTGCTATTCATCACCGACAGAGCAAGATGTAGTAACGAAGAACTTTGATAAAGAAGGATTTGTTGAAGAAGAATGGTTACAATCTATCCTTCCGACAACTGAAGCTGAATTTTATTTCTGTGGTCCAGTGCCATTTATGAAACATGTTTATACAATTTTAACTCATTTAGGTGTTAAACAAGAGAATATTCATTATGAATTTTTCGGCCCAGCAGCAAGCTTGCAATAG
- a CDS encoding site-2 protease family protein, giving the protein MKNNKKGLWGIIAAIGLFLLSKLKWVFAILKFAKFSTVFSMFLSLGAYAVIYGWKFGVALIYLLLIHEMGHLWAAKRKGIPTSPAIFIPFMGALIGMKEMPKNAKDEAYIAYMGPLFGLLSFLPAIPLYMMTKEPFWALIILLGSMINFFNLIPVSPLDGGRIISVVSTKIWGVGLALLLGYSIYFKSIMGGFIFIIGCMELYRVIKRNKPIEELGYKVDGIKDYLALFEEELKETGAVHRTIYMLHHEMNVLRQKEKAKELQIGEPQKIEVLEYVLPKFEPLDYIPYEDEKDEHVLRIREALEVSGRKLREWEIEKKQQEDYYKVDTKTKWTVFAGYIGLMAILGYTAYEGYIVLQEHLPKRNV; this is encoded by the coding sequence ATGAAAAATAATAAAAAAGGATTATGGGGAATCATTGCCGCAATAGGACTATTTTTACTTTCTAAGTTGAAATGGGTATTTGCAATTTTAAAATTTGCAAAGTTCTCAACAGTATTTAGTATGTTCTTGTCACTCGGTGCATACGCAGTTATATATGGATGGAAGTTTGGTGTAGCGCTTATTTATTTGCTGCTTATCCATGAAATGGGACATTTATGGGCGGCGAAGAGAAAAGGTATACCTACATCACCTGCAATCTTTATCCCGTTTATGGGGGCTCTTATTGGGATGAAAGAGATGCCAAAAAATGCAAAGGATGAAGCTTACATTGCATATATGGGACCTCTCTTTGGATTATTATCATTTTTGCCAGCGATCCCGCTTTATATGATGACGAAAGAACCGTTTTGGGCCCTTATTATTTTACTAGGCAGTATGATCAATTTCTTTAACTTAATTCCAGTTTCTCCGTTAGATGGAGGAAGAATTATTTCAGTTGTCAGTACAAAAATTTGGGGAGTAGGCCTTGCCTTATTACTTGGCTATTCAATTTACTTTAAAAGTATTATGGGGGGATTTATCTTTATTATCGGATGTATGGAATTATATAGAGTAATAAAGAGAAATAAACCAATTGAAGAATTAGGATATAAAGTAGATGGCATAAAGGATTATCTTGCTCTGTTTGAAGAGGAATTAAAAGAAACTGGTGCTGTTCATCGTACCATTTATATGCTTCATCATGAAATGAATGTATTAAGACAAAAAGAAAAAGCGAAAGAGTTACAAATAGGAGAACCTCAAAAAATAGAAGTATTAGAGTATGTATTACCAAAGTTTGAGCCTCTTGACTATATTCCATATGAAGATGAAAAGGATGAGCACGTGCTTCGTATACGTGAAGCTTTAGAAGTGTCAGGAAGAAAGTTGAGAGAATGGGAAATAGAAAAGAAACAACAAGAAGACTATTATAAAGTTGATACAAAAACAAAATGGACAGTATTCGCGGGTTATATTGGATTAATGGCTATACTTGGCTATACAGCTTATGAAGGATATATTGTTTTACAAGAGCATTTACCAAAGCGAAATGTGTAG
- a CDS encoding class I SAM-dependent methyltransferase, translating to MSINFHDANNKYTYATRNADVSWREIMQSIVDTQGKQIIDIGCGGGIYTKELALMGAEKVVGFDFSKEMLQAAQENCSTFPNISFVHGDAHDIPFPNETFDIVISRAVIHHLQDIPTFLLEASRILKKDGMLVIQDRTIEDCTIPGSPEHIRGYFFSVYPNLIETEAKRRPKTTFIQHLLQNCALHPLPIQTLWEVRKIHDSVNALLQDLSPRTGRSILYELTDNELSHLLHHIHTELQNLSPIIERDRWTIWSAVKT from the coding sequence ATGTCAATTAACTTTCATGACGCGAATAATAAGTATACTTATGCAACCCGTAATGCAGACGTTTCATGGCGCGAAATAATGCAAAGTATTGTAGATACACAAGGTAAACAAATCATTGATATTGGCTGCGGTGGTGGCATTTATACGAAAGAACTTGCACTTATGGGTGCTGAAAAAGTTGTTGGATTTGATTTTTCAAAAGAAATGTTGCAAGCGGCCCAAGAAAATTGTAGCACATTTCCGAATATCTCATTTGTTCACGGTGACGCTCACGATATCCCATTCCCTAATGAAACATTCGATATTGTAATTTCCCGTGCAGTTATTCATCACTTGCAAGACATTCCTACCTTTTTACTAGAGGCTTCTCGCATATTAAAAAAAGACGGGATGCTTGTTATTCAAGATCGAACAATTGAAGATTGTACAATCCCAGGAAGTCCCGAACATATTCGCGGGTATTTTTTCTCCGTTTATCCAAATCTCATTGAAACAGAGGCAAAAAGAAGACCAAAAACTACTTTCATTCAACATTTATTGCAAAATTGTGCTCTTCATCCATTACCTATTCAAACATTATGGGAAGTTCGAAAAATTCACGATTCTGTTAACGCATTATTACAAGATTTATCCCCCCGAACAGGTCGATCCATATTATATGAATTAACAGATAATGAACTTTCTCACCTATTACATCATATTCATACTGAATTACAGAATCTATCGCCCATTATCGAACGAGATCGTTGGACAATTTGGAGCGCGGTGAAAACGTAA
- a CDS encoding DUF47 domain-containing protein — translation MVFKSKKDKFSEMLMNVSENLKEGAQFFVEYKIKNASDLKEFSMRMKEYESKGDSFIHEIIMELNKAFITPIEREDILQLAMSMDDVLDGLDHSAGLFEMYSITEADEYMIKFVEAINQCAIEIAHSVELMSNKKLVDIRTNAIKIKDYESQCDDIRRHAIKHLFSREKDPIKIIQFKEIYEELEEVADSCQSVANVLETIIMKNA, via the coding sequence ATGGTCTTTAAATCAAAAAAAGATAAGTTTTCTGAAATGTTAATGAATGTTTCCGAAAATTTAAAAGAAGGCGCGCAGTTTTTCGTGGAGTATAAAATTAAAAATGCTAGCGATTTAAAAGAATTTTCTATGCGCATGAAAGAATATGAGTCAAAAGGTGACTCATTTATTCACGAAATCATTATGGAGCTAAACAAAGCATTTATCACTCCTATTGAACGTGAAGACATCCTACAGCTTGCAATGAGTATGGATGATGTATTAGACGGATTAGATCACAGTGCTGGTTTATTCGAAATGTATTCTATTACAGAGGCTGATGAATACATGATTAAGTTTGTAGAGGCAATTAATCAATGTGCGATTGAAATTGCACACTCTGTTGAACTAATGTCTAATAAGAAATTAGTCGATATTCGTACAAATGCAATTAAAATTAAGGACTACGAGTCACAATGTGATGACATTCGTCGCCATGCCATTAAGCACTTATTCTCTCGTGAGAAAGATCCGATTAAGATTATTCAATTTAAAGAGATTTATGAAGAGCTTGAAGAAGTAGCTGATAGCTGTCAAAGCGTTGCAAACGTATTAGAAACAATCATTATGAAGAACGCGTAA
- a CDS encoding Crp/Fnr family transcriptional regulator has product MILHKGDVLFRQGEDGPLYFIKTGLLKVVRLQEDGTPFLFNIIVPGETIPHHSLISPKEYHGTAIALIKTEVEPIISNTWYDKLQANPESYANVAMQLQSKLRMMQQRIDQLTTVSPKERLHRLQEWFALYLDDIPIYEILTQTEIGQLIGVRRETVNRLRREQTKNEVK; this is encoded by the coding sequence TTGATTTTACATAAGGGAGATGTATTATTCCGTCAAGGCGAAGACGGTCCTTTATACTTTATAAAAACAGGTTTATTAAAGGTTGTTCGATTACAAGAAGACGGAACACCATTTTTGTTTAATATCATCGTTCCTGGCGAAACGATACCTCACCATTCTTTGATTTCACCGAAAGAATATCACGGTACAGCTATCGCTTTAATTAAAACAGAAGTTGAGCCTATTATAAGTAACACATGGTATGACAAACTACAAGCGAATCCTGAATCCTATGCAAATGTCGCTATGCAATTGCAATCCAAATTAAGAATGATGCAACAGCGTATTGATCAATTAACGACAGTTTCTCCGAAAGAGCGCCTTCATCGTTTGCAAGAATGGTTTGCGCTATATTTAGATGACATTCCTATATATGAAATATTAACGCAAACAGAAATTGGTCAACTAATAGGGGTGCGTCGTGAAACAGTGAATCGATTACGAAGAGAACAAACAAAAAACGAGGTAAAATAA
- a CDS encoding Gly-Xaa-Xaa repeat protein: protein MYNNNNKSKIFFGNSAQGSTGATGSTGTTGSTGATGSTGATGSTGATGSTGATGSTGATGSAGATGSTGATGSTGATGSTGATGSAGATGSTGATGSAGATGTPIPVTMAVIGNTNPQTISPGTNIQFNEVFELTNIAFNDGTDTFTILETGVYNISFSASTTFPGSSPFGFGISFNGQAPTRNFSTNVIGSSVSFSTIFTLTASTIISVQPIANTISIPNTGETTAILSVYRIY, encoded by the coding sequence ATGTACAACAATAACAACAAAAGCAAAATTTTTTTTGGCAATAGTGCTCAAGGTTCTACTGGGGCGACTGGCTCTACTGGGACGACTGGCTCTACTGGGGCGACTGGCTCTACTGGGGCGACTGGCTCTACTGGGGCGACTGGCTCTACTGGGGCGACTGGCTCTACTGGGGCGACTGGTTCCGCTGGGGCGACTGGCTCTACTGGGGCAACTGGCTCTACTGGGGCAACTGGCTCTACTGGGGCGACTGGTTCCGCTGGGGCGACTGGCTCTACTGGGGCGACTGGTTCCGCTGGGGCGACTGGAACTCCAATCCCTGTAACTATGGCTGTAATAGGAAACACAAACCCGCAAACTATATCTCCAGGAACCAATATCCAATTCAATGAAGTATTCGAGTTAACTAATATCGCTTTTAATGATGGTACAGATACTTTTACAATTTTAGAAACAGGAGTATATAATATTAGTTTCTCTGCATCTACAACTTTCCCAGGCTCTTCACCATTTGGTTTTGGAATTTCATTTAATGGTCAAGCACCTACTCGTAATTTTTCAACTAACGTGATTGGTAGCTCTGTTTCCTTCTCAACAATTTTTACTTTAACAGCTAGTACAATAATTTCTGTACAGCCTATAGCAAATACTATTTCTATTCCTAATACAGGTGAAACAACAGCTATACTATCTGTTTACCGAATTTACTAA
- a CDS encoding transglycosylase domain-containing protein — protein MKWKSTHFKKMLEWFNNRKKLRNSLIVFASLFITLFVAVNIIISIQDISELKQAVPQPTLIYDANNEVAAKLSSSKTEGIRRKDIPDIMIQAVVAVEDKEFFSHHGIYYSGIISAVLKNITAGEVVAGGSTITQQLAKNVFLTQERTFSRKFKEYFLTKKIERTYTKDEIMEMYMNQIYFGEGAWGIKKAAKSYFDKEVKDLTIGEAATIAGLIKAPSTYSPYKNFNKSIERRNVVLSLMKEQGYISEEQYVKEKETGLVLRRGVDDKYKGKYSQYVDYIVREAMEKYELTQNEILAGGYRIYTELDPKKQQAVEDVVNNDNYFKGSNSGQLMQTGVVLMNPKTGGVPALVGGRGPYQFLQFNHATQLKRQPGSTLKPLAVYVPALEQGYEVYDVLKDEPFNIKEYQPQNSDHTFHGDVTMYEAVAKSYNVPAVWLLEQIGLDKGLKSLERFGIPLEQEDRTYPIALGGMHTGTSPFVMAQAYATFANDGVQVEAHAIREIQNAEGETVGKWYKKETRVTSEKIAQKMTYLLKGVVEKGTGEKAKVNNIDTAGKTGTTQLVSGPSTGAKDSWFVGYTPDLVGAIWVGYDKTDSEHYVPGGSQITTTMFRDIMKKAAGNPAQKAFQLSLISEVDYTKQLKTIEEEKRRKEEEKRRKEEEQQRQQQQKEWIDKVKEWIPFW, from the coding sequence ATGAAATGGAAGAGCACTCATTTCAAGAAAATGCTTGAGTGGTTCAACAATAGGAAGAAACTACGCAATTCATTAATTGTTTTCGCTAGTTTGTTCATTACGCTATTTGTAGCTGTAAATATAATAATTTCCATTCAAGATATATCCGAATTAAAACAAGCTGTCCCACAACCAACTTTAATTTACGATGCAAATAATGAAGTGGCAGCGAAGTTATCATCTTCAAAAACAGAAGGCATTAGAAGAAAAGATATACCGGACATTATGATTCAAGCAGTTGTAGCGGTAGAAGATAAGGAGTTCTTTAGTCATCATGGCATTTACTATAGTGGAATTATAAGTGCAGTATTAAAAAATATTACAGCTGGGGAAGTTGTTGCAGGAGGAAGTACAATTACACAGCAGCTGGCAAAAAATGTGTTTTTAACGCAAGAGCGTACGTTTTCGCGGAAATTTAAAGAATATTTTTTAACGAAGAAAATAGAGCGTACTTATACAAAAGATGAAATTATGGAAATGTATATGAATCAAATTTATTTTGGTGAAGGTGCTTGGGGGATAAAAAAGGCAGCCAAATCTTATTTTGATAAAGAAGTAAAGGATTTAACAATAGGAGAAGCTGCAACGATAGCTGGATTGATTAAAGCACCATCTACGTATTCGCCTTATAAAAACTTTAATAAATCAATTGAAAGGCGTAACGTCGTATTAAGTTTAATGAAAGAACAAGGGTATATTTCGGAAGAACAGTATGTGAAGGAGAAAGAAACAGGACTTGTATTGCGGCGTGGTGTTGATGATAAATATAAAGGGAAATATTCTCAATATGTAGATTATATTGTAAGGGAAGCGATGGAGAAGTATGAATTAACGCAAAATGAAATTTTAGCAGGTGGCTACCGTATTTATACAGAACTTGATCCGAAAAAACAACAGGCAGTAGAAGATGTTGTTAATAATGATAATTACTTTAAAGGCAGTAATTCAGGTCAGCTCATGCAAACTGGAGTTGTTCTTATGAATCCAAAAACTGGTGGAGTTCCTGCTTTAGTAGGTGGGAGAGGTCCTTATCAATTTTTACAATTTAATCATGCAACACAATTGAAAAGACAACCTGGATCAACATTAAAACCGCTTGCGGTGTATGTACCAGCTTTAGAACAAGGATATGAAGTATATGATGTACTAAAAGATGAACCGTTTAATATTAAGGAGTACCAACCGCAAAATAGCGATCATACTTTTCACGGTGATGTCACCATGTATGAAGCAGTGGCAAAATCTTATAATGTACCAGCTGTTTGGCTTCTAGAACAGATTGGATTAGATAAAGGTTTGAAATCATTAGAAAGATTTGGCATTCCGTTAGAACAGGAAGATCGTACGTATCCGATTGCTTTAGGGGGAATGCATACTGGAACGTCTCCTTTTGTAATGGCTCAAGCTTATGCTACATTCGCGAATGATGGTGTACAAGTAGAAGCTCACGCAATTAGAGAGATACAAAATGCTGAAGGTGAAACCGTTGGGAAATGGTATAAAAAAGAAACACGTGTGACCAGTGAAAAAATCGCTCAAAAGATGACATACTTATTAAAAGGTGTTGTTGAAAAAGGAACAGGTGAAAAAGCAAAAGTTAATAATATTGATACAGCCGGAAAAACAGGAACTACTCAGCTTGTAAGCGGGCCAAGCACTGGCGCAAAAGATTCTTGGTTTGTTGGATATACACCCGATTTAGTTGGTGCGATTTGGGTGGGATATGATAAGACGGATAGTGAACATTACGTGCCGGGTGGAAGTCAAATTACGACGACAATGTTCCGAGATATTATGAAGAAAGCTGCTGGAAACCCAGCTCAAAAAGCATTTCAATTATCTTTAATATCAGAAGTAGACTATACAAAACAGTTAAAGACGATAGAAGAAGAAAAAAGAAGAAAAGAAGAAGAAAAAAGAAGAAAAGAAGAGGAACAACAAAGACAACAACAGCAAAAAGAATGGATTGATAAAGTAAAAGAATGGATTCCATTTTGGTAA
- a CDS encoding sulfite exporter TauE/SafE family protein: MEYIMLLFIGLIAGTVGSLVGLGGGIIIVPLLIGLHSLSPQLAVGTSIVTVVFTGLSSTLTYMKHKRVDYKSGLILFIGSGPGGIIGSWANKFLNQDTFSLYFGIFLIFVSILLMLKDKLKPLSLSNMTVIKRSFTDNDGNTVHYQFPPFLSIFIAFIVGFISGLFGIGGGALLVPAMMLLFAFPAQIAVATSMFIVFLSAIVTSLTHISLGNVSWIYALILIPGAWFGGKIGAYINTKLSGNAIINLLRITLIILGTRLIITSFL, encoded by the coding sequence TTGGAATACATCATGTTACTTTTCATCGGATTAATCGCAGGAACAGTCGGAAGCCTAGTTGGGCTTGGAGGAGGAATTATTATCGTTCCTTTATTAATTGGCCTGCACAGTTTATCACCGCAGCTTGCAGTTGGAACTTCAATTGTTACAGTCGTATTTACAGGTTTATCTTCCACCCTTACTTACATGAAGCATAAACGGGTAGATTATAAAAGCGGACTTATTTTATTTATCGGGAGTGGTCCTGGTGGCATTATTGGATCGTGGGCAAATAAATTTTTAAACCAAGATACATTTTCTTTATACTTTGGTATTTTTCTTATATTCGTATCAATTCTTCTTATGCTAAAGGATAAGCTAAAACCACTTTCTCTATCAAATATGACTGTGATTAAGCGTTCTTTTACAGATAATGATGGAAATACTGTTCATTATCAATTCCCACCATTTCTTTCTATCTTTATCGCATTTATAGTTGGGTTCATCTCTGGATTATTTGGAATCGGCGGAGGCGCCTTACTTGTTCCAGCAATGATGTTGCTTTTTGCTTTCCCAGCACAAATTGCTGTAGCGACTTCTATGTTTATCGTCTTTTTATCAGCAATTGTAACTTCTTTAACTCATATCTCTCTTGGAAATGTTAGCTGGATTTATGCATTAATTCTTATTCCTGGTGCTTGGTTTGGCGGAAAAATCGGAGCTTATATCAATACAAAATTAAGTGGCAATGCCATCATTAATTTATTACGTATTACATTAATTATTCTTGGTACTAGATTAATTATAACTTCATTTTTGTAA